The window TTGCCCTTGTGACGACGGAAGCTGGCCTTATTGTGGCTATTCCGCTGCAGCTTCTGCATACCTTCCTGGCTAACCGTGCCGACGCTCTTCGTGGTCGTATGGAAAAGGCTGGCTTGGCTGTATTGAATGCCCTTTGGATTAAAGAAAAGTAATTCGCGGTTGTTATGGATCCCATAGTGATTGCTGGCGTAGATCAGAATTCCGTCTTGGAAGCGGCTTTCGGCATCCTCTTTAGAGGGGGCTGGGTCCTGGCACCGATTTTTGTGCTGGGATGGTTTGGCTGGTTTCTGATGCTGGAACGCTATGGCTACTATTTTATGCTCCGCGGAAAGTCCCAGTCTTCTTTCTGGCGGTTGCTGAAGAAGAAGGGGGAGGACGCCGCCTTTGCGAAACTCCGCAAGCGCCCCTACGGTTACTTTTTGGCCTTGGCCGAAGACGTACGCAACCATCATCATGAAGGTCCTGTGGCGGTACGTAATGCTATGGAAGCTACTCGCCATCGCATTTCGCTGAACTTGGCGAAGTCTTTGAAGACCATTTCTACCTGCGCCGCTATAGCGCCTATGCTTGGCCTGTTGGGTACAGTTAGCGGCATGGTCCATACTTTTGAAACCATCCAGCTTTTTGGTTTTGGAAATCCGGTGCTTCTGGCTGACGGCATTTCCGAAGCCCTGCTTACGACCCAGGCCGGGCTCCTGGTGGCTTTCCCCCTGATGCTTGCCTACAACTACTTGGCAAGCCGAGTAGAAAAAGTGGAAGATGAAGCCTGGAGCGAAGCCCTGAAATTTGAAGCTTATGTGTTTGATTCCGAACGTGGTCTTGATGCTTCTTTAGTGTGTCATCCTGACTCCTCTTCAGAGAGCCAGCCTGTGTCCCCTTCAGAGAGTCATTCTGAGCGTAGCGAAGAATCCAGTGAGGTATAAAAATGAGTTTTATTCGTAAACGTAATCGCGACGCTGGCGGCATCGATGTCTCTCCCATGCTGGACATGGTGTTCATCTTGTTGATCTTCTTTATTGTGACTTCCACTTTTACCCGCGAAACCGGTGTGGACGTTACCAAGCCCAAGGCCAGTTCCGCCAAGGATCTTGCCAAGGAAAGTATTCTTGTGGGCGTTACCCGCCAGGGAACCATTCACATTAACGAAACCCAGGTGAATCTTTCTACCCTGCAGACCGTGCTCCGTCAGATGATGGCCGAGGCTCCGGATCGTCCGGTGATTATCGTTAGCGACCGTGACGCACCCAATGGCGTGGTGGTGGATATTTTGGATGAATGTAATATTGCCAAGGTCCGCAAAGTCTCCATTTCAGCAAATAAGGAAGAGTGAGCGATTGGCAATTAACAGTGAAGAGTGAAGGGGGCTGCGAGAGAGGTGTCATTCTGAGCGAAACGAAGTGGAGCCGAAGAATCTAACAATTTGGAGTCTAAAAGTAGAATTTATATGAAAAACTTTTCGTTCACAGATTTTATGGTCAAGTATTTCCGCTTTCCGGCGGCATTCGTGCTTTCCTTTGTGGTGAGTGCGGTGTTCTTCTTGGCTGTTCCTGTGATCAACGCTTTGTTCTTCGATAAGGGCGTTAAGGCCGAAAAGGAACTGGAAGCCGTTACCGAGGTGGAAGTCCTTGTTAGCGAAAAGAAGCCCGAAGTTCAGAAAAAGGTTTTACGTACTGTTGTGAATCCCAACCCCTTCAAGATCTCTTCCAATATGGGAATGGCCCGCAGTCAGAACTTCTCTA of the Fibrobacter sp. UWH6 genome contains:
- a CDS encoding MotA/TolQ/ExbB proton channel family protein: MDPIVIAGVDQNSVLEAAFGILFRGGWVLAPIFVLGWFGWFLMLERYGYYFMLRGKSQSSFWRLLKKKGEDAAFAKLRKRPYGYFLALAEDVRNHHHEGPVAVRNAMEATRHRISLNLAKSLKTISTCAAIAPMLGLLGTVSGMVHTFETIQLFGFGNPVLLADGISEALLTTQAGLLVAFPLMLAYNYLASRVEKVEDEAWSEALKFEAYVFDSERGLDASLVCHPDSSSESQPVSPSESHSERSEESSEV
- a CDS encoding biopolymer transporter ExbD, with protein sequence MSFIRKRNRDAGGIDVSPMLDMVFILLIFFIVTSTFTRETGVDVTKPKASSAKDLAKESILVGVTRQGTIHINETQVNLSTLQTVLRQMMAEAPDRPVIIVSDRDAPNGVVVDILDECNIAKVRKVSISANKEE